One genomic window of Deinococcus sp. QL22 includes the following:
- a CDS encoding C1 family peptidase, whose translation MSTLLMSKLNPLLLLLTLTLAACGSSGGGGTPPPGGDPAQAAFFSAQPEFGGDAPAGSDMVTPAKFMEAVRNGGKIVTAQNLADEQAIQERQDAQDDADARAYINTHPQFSTILQPSPADAINADGDHLASVPTASGGKSVVLMGNTFGKAVLANHARTFPSQANQYSLYSTLYTDLDITLRKLNNSVQQFGLPAPAEVRNYSAERLIVLNRRASDVIREYGAEILNLVFLLDPASLETGAKDQLDRTQKGACKPPAAGGIAQNFDWPLKNLTTTVKDQGQRGTCWAFATVAVLEAEIARRDHKAVNLSEEDYAGHRFLEWAPRRFGEGGDPIGIAQKASAAGYTFAYESQWQYNKSLSRIDNRSTQTYTQSCNSYQDGSVNYGPCSNTTDQSDWYVTLVGGKLYMMRRLPDTGAGSGYRMGSPTDFWNQADLDQSMVILLLRSVLGHPTTLTMDARYMKPTANAAPSMANMTPDANGFVAAQTKTTLPNGQADWELNHVMTVTGFISSQNLQKKLPNQPVADDFGYFIVKNSWGDCWGDQGYVYLPWTWVKSFTGQASTGLLPQ comes from the coding sequence ATGTCCACACTGCTCATGTCCAAGCTGAATCCCCTTTTGCTCCTGCTTACCCTCACGCTGGCCGCCTGCGGATCATCCGGCGGGGGCGGCACTCCTCCACCCGGTGGCGACCCGGCGCAGGCTGCCTTCTTCAGTGCACAGCCGGAATTCGGCGGGGACGCGCCTGCGGGCAGCGACATGGTGACGCCCGCGAAGTTCATGGAGGCGGTCAGGAACGGCGGCAAAATCGTCACGGCCCAGAATCTTGCCGACGAACAGGCCATTCAGGAGCGGCAGGACGCCCAGGACGACGCCGACGCCCGCGCCTACATCAACACGCACCCGCAGTTCAGCACCATCCTCCAGCCTTCCCCGGCAGACGCCATCAATGCCGACGGCGACCATCTGGCGAGTGTGCCGACGGCCAGCGGTGGCAAGAGCGTCGTGCTGATGGGCAATACCTTCGGCAAGGCCGTCCTGGCCAATCACGCCCGCACTTTTCCCAGTCAGGCCAACCAATACAGCCTCTACAGCACGCTGTATACCGATCTGGACATCACACTCAGGAAACTGAACAACAGTGTCCAGCAGTTTGGTCTGCCCGCCCCGGCGGAGGTCAGGAATTACAGCGCCGAACGCCTGATCGTCCTGAACAGGCGGGCCAGCGACGTGATCCGCGAGTACGGAGCCGAGATCCTGAACCTCGTCTTCTTGCTGGATCCGGCCAGCTTGGAGACAGGCGCGAAAGACCAGCTTGACCGCACCCAAAAGGGAGCCTGCAAGCCGCCCGCCGCCGGGGGCATCGCCCAGAACTTCGACTGGCCGCTGAAGAATCTGACCACCACCGTTAAGGATCAGGGGCAGCGCGGCACCTGCTGGGCTTTTGCCACCGTGGCCGTCCTGGAGGCCGAAATCGCGCGGCGTGATCACAAGGCGGTCAACCTGTCCGAGGAGGATTACGCGGGCCACCGCTTCCTGGAATGGGCACCCCGGCGGTTTGGAGAGGGAGGCGATCCCATCGGCATTGCTCAGAAGGCGAGTGCGGCGGGTTACACCTTCGCCTACGAATCGCAGTGGCAATACAACAAGAGCCTCAGCCGCATAGACAATAGAAGTACACAGACCTACACCCAGTCGTGCAACAGCTATCAGGACGGCAGCGTCAATTACGGCCCCTGCTCCAATACCACCGACCAGAGCGACTGGTACGTCACGCTGGTGGGCGGCAAGCTGTACATGATGAGAAGGCTGCCCGACACCGGAGCAGGCAGCGGCTACCGCATGGGATCGCCAACCGACTTCTGGAACCAAGCCGACCTGGATCAGAGCATGGTGATCTTGCTGCTGCGCTCGGTGCTGGGCCACCCCACCACCCTCACCATGGACGCCCGGTACATGAAGCCCACCGCGAACGCCGCTCCGTCTATGGCCAATATGACGCCGGATGCCAACGGCTTTGTCGCCGCCCAGACCAAAACGACTTTGCCCAACGGACAGGCGGACTGGGAACTGAATCACGTCATGACCGTCACGGGCTTTATTTCCAGCCAGAACCTGCAGAAGAAACTGCCGAATCAGCCTGTGGCCGACGACTTCGGGTACTTCATCGTGAAGAACTCCTGGGGCGACTGCTGGGGCGATCAGGGCTACGTCTACCTGCCCTGGACGTGGGTCAAGTCCTTCACGGGTCAGGCCAGTACCGGCCTGCTGCCCCAATAG
- a CDS encoding NADP-dependent oxidoreductase gives MKAVQFDQYGDLDVLYLGELPAPSAGAGQVAVDVRAAGINRGGSSIRSGALKARFPLTFPSGQGWDAAGVVSALGPGVDSVAVGDQVACWGPQHASQAEQVALSAGQVVRRPPAVPWEVAGPLYLVGTTAYAAVQAGDTVAVSAAAGSVVVQVLRRLGAHVIGIASEANHAWLRSVGATPVLHGKGLEGRLRETAPQGMDAFINCFGDGYCQLAVDLGISPQRINTVADFAAAQKLGVKAEASAQASSSPTVSEIAEMVASGEVVIPVPASSPLAPVCEAYPE, from the coding sequence ATGAAGGCAGTCCAATTTGATCAGTACGGCGACCTTGACGTGCTCTATCTCGGCGAGCTTCCAGCGCCAAGCGCTGGTGCGGGCCAGGTCGCCGTGGATGTTCGCGCGGCGGGCATCAACAGGGGCGGGTCCTCCATTCGCAGCGGCGCGCTGAAGGCAAGGTTTCCGCTGACCTTTCCGTCTGGCCAGGGCTGGGACGCTGCGGGGGTCGTCTCGGCTCTTGGCCCAGGCGTGGACAGCGTGGCTGTGGGTGACCAGGTGGCGTGCTGGGGCCCCCAACATGCCAGTCAGGCCGAACAGGTCGCGCTGAGTGCTGGACAGGTGGTTCGCCGGCCGCCTGCCGTGCCCTGGGAGGTGGCCGGCCCGTTGTACCTCGTGGGCACGACCGCCTACGCCGCCGTTCAGGCGGGTGACACCGTGGCCGTCTCGGCAGCAGCAGGCAGCGTGGTGGTGCAGGTGCTGCGGCGACTCGGAGCGCATGTAATCGGGATTGCCTCGGAAGCCAATCACGCCTGGCTGCGCTCCGTGGGGGCCACACCCGTCCTGCATGGCAAGGGCCTGGAAGGGCGGCTGCGTGAGACTGCGCCGCAGGGCATGGACGCATTTATCAACTGTTTCGGTGACGGCTACTGCCAGTTGGCCGTCGACCTGGGGATCAGTCCGCAGCGCATCAACACCGTTGCTGACTTTGCAGCAGCCCAGAAGCTTGGGGTCAAGGCCGAGGCCAGTGCTCAGGCGAGCAGCTCGCCCACCGTGTCTGAGATCGCCGAGATGGTGGCGAGCGGGGAGGTCGTGATTCCCGTGCCTGCGTCCTCTCCGCTGGCACCGGTGTGTGAGGCCTACCCCGAGTGA
- a CDS encoding SDR family oxidoreductase translates to MMLITGATGQMGTLIIQSLLKKIPVDQVAGLARDEDKAAPLKVQGIDIRIGDYDDSAALERAMQGVEKVLLIAGTDEHKRVQQHQNVVDAAKKAGVRCIAYTSRDLKNRDTLVNQLMLGHFQTEDLIKESGLNYIIFRNILYMDFIAGVVGENVVETGIHLPAGEGRVAYALRSELAEAMARALVDSDWNNRTYHFTGSQSYSFADVASALTQLSGQEVRYTATEKSVFGAQLTGRGVPAFLAERIAGFLTDIKNGQEDHVSTDLAHFLGRTPASLTEGLKVLFKL, encoded by the coding sequence ATGATGCTGATTACAGGGGCCACCGGACAGATGGGCACATTGATCATCCAGAGCTTGCTCAAAAAGATTCCGGTCGACCAGGTGGCCGGGTTAGCGCGCGACGAGGACAAAGCCGCCCCATTGAAAGTACAGGGCATCGACATTCGGATCGGTGACTATGATGATTCAGCCGCACTCGAGAGAGCGATGCAGGGCGTCGAGAAGGTGCTGCTGATCGCTGGGACAGATGAGCACAAACGGGTTCAGCAGCACCAGAATGTCGTGGACGCTGCGAAAAAGGCGGGAGTCCGGTGTATCGCCTATACCAGCCGGGATCTGAAGAACCGGGACACCCTGGTCAATCAGCTCATGCTGGGTCACTTTCAGACAGAAGACCTGATCAAAGAGAGCGGACTGAACTACATCATCTTCCGCAACATCCTGTACATGGACTTTATTGCGGGTGTCGTGGGCGAAAACGTTGTTGAGACAGGCATTCACCTCCCCGCCGGTGAGGGCAGAGTCGCCTACGCCCTTCGCAGCGAGCTGGCCGAGGCGATGGCCCGTGCGCTCGTAGACAGCGATTGGAACAACAGGACATACCACTTCACGGGCAGTCAGTCTTATTCCTTCGCGGACGTCGCCTCGGCTTTGACCCAACTGTCAGGCCAGGAGGTTCGTTACACTGCTACAGAAAAATCAGTGTTCGGGGCGCAGCTCACGGGGCGCGGCGTGCCGGCCTTTCTGGCAGAGAGGATCGCTGGCTTCCTGACCGATATCAAAAACGGCCAGGAAGACCACGTGAGCACCGACCTGGCGCATTTCCTGGGGCGCACGCCAGCGTCACTCACAGAAGGTCTGAAAGTGCTGTTCAAGCTCTAG